ATCCCAATCGTGCTGCGGCTTGAGCGGCACCACCACGTGCAGGCCCTTGCCGCCGCTCGTCTTCAGGAACGACGGCAGGCCCAGCTCGGCCAGGAAGGCCCGCATCAGCTGGGCCGCTTCCTGGATCTGCTTCCAGGACACGTCCTGGCCGGGGTCCAGGTCGAAGATCATGCGGTTCGGCTTTTCGTAGTTCTTGCCGAACGCGTTCTGGGTATGGAATTCGACGACGTTCCACTGCGCCGCCGACAGCAGGCCCTGCATCGTGGCCACTTCGAGCATCGACGGGTGATCCGGATCCAGCGCCTGCGGGAACTGCTTCACGCCGGGCAGCTTGCCCACCTCCGAGTGCTTCTGGAAGAACAGCTCGCCGCCGACACCGGCCGGTGCCCGCACCAGCGCCACCGGGCGTCCCTTCAGGTGCTCCAGCATCAGGTCGGCCACCAGCGCGTAGTAGCGCACCAGGCCGATCTTGGTGGTGCCGCTGGCCGGGTCGATCAGGCGGTCCGGGTTCGTCACCTTCAGCGACGCCGGCAGCTTGCTGTCGGCGTCCAGCCCCTCGGGTGCGCGCGACGGCGTCGATTTCTCGGCCGGCGCCGCCGATGTCGCCTTGGCTTTCGTTGTCTTCGCCTTGACGGCGGTCTGTGTCTGCATGGTTCCCTCCACCAGCGTTTCCATATGGGCCGCCTTCTCGCGGGTGACGCTCGTCGCCTTCTTGTCGGCGCGCAGTCCCTGGAAGACGGAATGCCGGATCGAGCCGCTGGCCGTCCACTCGCCGAACGTCACCTCGGCCACCAGCGTGGGCTTGACCCAGTGGGCGCGTTTCTCGATCGATTTCGACGGCGCGAACGGACTCGTGTCGCTGGCCAGCTTTTTCAGCTTGCCCGTGATCTCGCGCAGCGTCGTGTCGTTGAAGCCGGCGCCCACGTTGCCGGCATAGTGCAGCTTGCCGTCTTCGCCGTAGTAGCCCAGCAGCAGCGAGCCGATGCCCACCCGCGAGCCCTTCGGGTCCGTGTAGCCGCCGATGACGAATTCCTGGCGCTGCGCACACTTGAGCTTGATCCAGTCGGGCGAGCGGCGCGACACGTAGGTCGAGTCGCGCCGCTTGCCGATGATGCCTTCGAGGCCCATCTGGCAGGCGGCGGCCACCATCTCCGCCGGCGGCGCCTCCAGCTCGGCCGAGTAGCGCACCACGTCGTTGCCGACGCGGTCCATGACGGTCTTGAGCAGCTCGCGCCGCTGCGCCAGCGGCACCTCGCGCAGGTCGTAGCCGTCCAGGTACGGCGCGTCGAACACGAAGTACACGATATTGCTGGTCCTGGTGCCGTCGAACGCCTGCTGCAGCAGGCCGAAGTTGGGCCGGCCGCTCTGGTCATGCACGACGATCTCGCCGTCGTACCAGCCCTTGGGCAGCTTCATCTTCTCGATGGCCGCG
This is a stretch of genomic DNA from Pseudoduganella chitinolytica. It encodes these proteins:
- the ligD gene encoding DNA ligase D, which codes for MKDSLKTYKAKRNFAITPEPAEGGEEGKEALTFVIQKHWATRLHYDFRLELDGTMKSWAVPKGPSYDTHDKRMAVHVEDHPISYNDFEGTIPEKQYGAGKVIIWDKGTWHPLGDPRQGYRDGNLKFELRGHKLRGKWVLVRMKRSGEKQEPWLLIKEKDDYVRSADEFSVIDEMPDSVKALGMPTDEPLTPQAEAAEETARVHAAPARKKSAAAKGKAAKAAKAEEGGAGVRCALPETFTPELATLVDAPPADPHDWLFEIKFDGYRLLARVDGKDIRLITRNGNDWTHKLEPLRAAIEKMKLPKGWYDGEIVVHDQSGRPNFGLLQQAFDGTRTSNIVYFVFDAPYLDGYDLREVPLAQRRELLKTVMDRVGNDVVRYSAELEAPPAEMVAAACQMGLEGIIGKRRDSTYVSRRSPDWIKLKCAQRQEFVIGGYTDPKGSRVGIGSLLLGYYGEDGKLHYAGNVGAGFNDTTLREITGKLKKLASDTSPFAPSKSIEKRAHWVKPTLVAEVTFGEWTASGSIRHSVFQGLRADKKATSVTREKAAHMETLVEGTMQTQTAVKAKTTKAKATSAAPAEKSTPSRAPEGLDADSKLPASLKVTNPDRLIDPASGTTKIGLVRYYALVADLMLEHLKGRPVALVRAPAGVGGELFFQKHSEVGKLPGVKQFPQALDPDHPSMLEVATMQGLLSAAQWNVVEFHTQNAFGKNYEKPNRMIFDLDPGQDVSWKQIQEAAQLMRAFLAELGLPSFLKTSGGKGLHVVVPLKPQHDWDTVKGFSKAIVEHMAATLPDRFAYKSGPKNRVGKIFIDYLRNGRGATTVSAWSARTRAGLGISVPVDWSELEHLRGGDHWTVATVHDRLDEGNTPWADYAKSAVSITKAMKQLGYSV